The following DNA comes from Methanosarcina vacuolata Z-761.
ATTCGGTTAACTAGTAGAAACTGAAAAACGAAAAAAAACCAAAACTCGTTATTGGTTAATGAAATTTCTGCAATGGTAACTATGCAACATCACAACACGAACATTATAACATACCCACACGCTAAATTTATATATTATAATTTCCATTTATATTAAATAAATAGAAATAACTGGAGTGCATATGTCACATACAGTCAAGTGTGAAATAAAATGCAAAGAACATAATATCTGTTTCAAATCGCCAATATTTTTCGGCACGCCTGGCACATTTACCAGCGCAATAACGTATGGAAACATTGTAAGCTGTCCCATCGGCGGAGAAATGATTCCATGCAACAAAGACAATATGAGATTCCAATACCGTGACGACAATGGTAGAGTTTTTCATGAGGAGGGCAAGGATACCTTTTAATTCCCTCTAACTTTTTTACAATCCCACGCTGAGCACCTACATTATTATGCCGAATAATGCTAAGCGTGGCACACATATTCGATTAAGGCTTTCAGCTTTACATAAAAAATGTTTGTATTTATACCCAAGTTCATCATTATTTGCGAAAGCCGGCAGATCAATATATCGCACTCTTGGACATATATTTACAGGCGAATAACATGGATAACTTGAACAGAATATTCAATGAAGTGCAAGATATCGAAAAGGCGCAGTCTGACTACTGGAAACAAATAGATCAGATGCAAACGGTTCCTGTTGAAAACATGAGATTAGAAAATGAGGAATTACTAAAAAATATACTCAAAGAATTAAAAGGAATATCGAGAAAACTGGATACACTTGGAGAAATATCTAAAGAACTCAAGGAAATTAGAGAAATATCTAAAAATTTAACAATTGCAGGTGAAACTGCTAATACCTGCATAGGGATTGCGTAAAAGAAGGTCGCAGAATAAAGCGAATCTTTTAGTTCGCATGTGACACTGCATACCCACATCTTACAGTGGGGTATTCGAATAAAATATAAGACAACATAACCAACGAGATGATTTATTGGATAGTAATAAAAATTGTTTTGTTATATGTCCCATAGGGAATGAAAGATCTGCGACTAGGAGATGTTCTGATTTAACGTTTGATTATATTATCACACCTGTGGTTAAAAACCATGGATATAGTCTGAATAGAGCAGATCGTATGGGAAAGACCGGAATGATCTCTAATCATATAATTAAACAACTTCTTGATTCAGATTTAGTTATTGCAGATCTTACGGATTATAATCCCAATGTGTTTTATGAATTAGCAATACGTCATATTACACAAAAACCTTGCATTCAGATGTTAAAATATGGTCAAAAAGTACCATTTGATGTTTATGGAATTGAAACAATTTTTTTTGACATTGACTTAAAAAATGCAGAACAAGCCAAAAATAAACTAGACGAGCAAATTAAATTAATAGAGAAAGGCGAGTTCAAAGGGACGAATCCTATAACGCCAGTTCATGAAAACCCATTAATTCAGCAAGCTTTACAAGATAGTAAAAGGGAATTGAAAGATAATGAAATCTTAATTTCTATTCTCGAAACCGTAAATTACCTTACTAATGAAACAGTTGAAATTCAAAGAGAAATTTCTTCTCTAAGAGAATCTGGAAATTACATCGGAAACTTGGGAAACAAAAGATTTTATAAAAGCTTTAATGACTCCGATCTAAAACGTGATCTCGACTCTATAAATCAAGAATTGTCCTTATTAAATAGTGTCTACATCATATTAGATAATAATGTAGAGAAAGTGGCCGAAACAGTTGAACCTGGTGAAGCATGGGAATTAAATGAAGCAATGGCTGAGAGGGGTGTTATTGAAAACAGGATTGAATTTTTGAAAAATGTAAAGAAGGAAATCGAAAAAATTTATTAAGGACTTTTATCCTAGAAACCAAGTTTTCCCAAGCCTCAACCCTCTCCAAAACATGGCTGTTGAGGATGAAGGTTTTATCATTTTTGGTCTTCGGGATATGCTACAAATATCCCGGCAACTGAACCGCGAAACTCAGTCATGGCCAAACAAAACAAATAATAACTTCAAAAAGCCTTCAAATACCTTCTTCTTGATAAAGCTTAAAGTTGGGCCTTGAGGGTATATGCTAAACTTTAGCTAGCCCAGCACACATATCCCAGGACCCAAACAAAATTCACTAACCCCTAACTAAATATTATACAGATCTATCTAATTCTGAGTAAAATCGATCCTCATTAGATGCGCTTCCATAAATATAGAAAGCAATCAGGGGAAACCAGATATCACCTATATAAATTCCATAAATCGCCATGAGAATAGCAATAAACTTTCCGATGGAAGCTGCACTATGAGTAGCCTTTACATAAGACATTTTCCTGGCAAAAAGTGAACGGAGTATCCTGCCACCATCCATAGGAAAAGCAGGCAGTAAATTAAAGATCCCAAGCACTAAGTTCATTGATCCAAGGACCCAGATAATAAGATATATAGGGTTTTGAGAAAGCGCAGAGCTAGAGGATATTACGTAATTGTATGTGAACAGGCAGATAAAACCTATAATGAGGCTCGTTAAAGGCCCTGCAAAAGCTATCTTTGCTTCCTGTCCGGGTTTCTGTGGGATCTCCATAGAGGCCACACCTCCGAAGAGGAGGAGAGTAATGCTAGAAATATTTGCCCCATAACGTTTTGCAAGATAAGAGTGTGCAAGTTCATGTAAAAGTACTGAGACAAAAAGGAAGATGGCAGAAAGAGTAGAAAGAGTATATCTAACTACAGTTGGCTCAACTCCCACAAAACCATATGGCTGTGAATTGATCGCAAAAAAATATGCAGATATCGGAAGTGCCAGAAGGAAAGATGTGTCCAGTTTGATAGGTATGTCCATTATGTTTCCGATTTTAAAAGATGACTGCATTGTTGAAACAACTCCGTTTTATTTCTATAAAATTAAACAATTAATATTTTAAACTTGAGTTCTGAATCTCTAAAATTCAGATCTTTACTCAACATGTACAAAAATGTAAAATTCATTTTCTATTCGTTCACCATTAGGACCTGGAGGCATTAAGGGTTTTTAGAAACAACATCGAATAATTAATAGATAAGCTTATCCTGAAACTCAAAATTTGATTTTTGAATTTTTGATTTTTGGGTCGTGTCCCTGAGTTATTGATCAATTCCGAAAAAGCGAGTACATCTCACGTATTTAATGAATATATTGAGAGATTCTTGCGCTTTCGGTTTTCAATGATTCAAACCCACTACCAATTTTTGATTTTTGAATTTTTGATTTTTGAATTTCGTATATGGAAAAGTCAGTTGAATACCTAATCACTAAAATGATCCTGAAAACTCATGGTTATTTAGAATAAAATAGGTTTTGGGCTAGGTTCCGAATGTAAGTCCATCGTTGTGTCCGATTGTGCAGGCTCTTTTTCGGCAGCTGGTTTGCATTCGCGGCAAATATATTTCAGCTCATATTGTTTATCGATGTCAATACGGTCCAGATATTTATAAAACGTTTTGCACATCCGATATTTGCAGTCGCTGAACGCAGTCTGTATTTGCTCCTCTATCGGTTGTGCAGACTCAAGAAAATACTCCTTCCCACACTTCTTACATTCCGTTTTCGTGATGCATAGTATATGTACAGTTTCAATGCCAGTCGATAACGATTTTTCAGAGGTCCGAGCGACTGCTTTAAGCACAACTCTGGCAGTGTCATCGTTTAGCTCGGAGCCACAATCGCAAAGTTTACTGTTCTCGAAAATTTTACTATAATCAATTTCAATACATTTGTCGTTCAGCGCTTTCTTATGATCTGCACAGACATACACGTCCATCGCATCTGTCTCGTCCATATTATCACAGTGAAATATTATGCACTGTTTACAGTATAAACTTTTTCATAAACTTGCAAATCGCTCAATATTGAATATCCTGAGGTCAAACTCACAAAATAGCCAGCTTAGCCAGTTAAATAAGATTTGTTCTTACCCTGGAGGGACTTAAATCCCCAAGTCATAAAAACGATAACAGAAAAAATGTTATTTTACTTTTTCAAATTACTTTTGTTTTTTTAGCAATTGCTACTTTTAAAAATCTTTCAACTCGTGTATGAGATCTAAAAGTCAGGCCCTGTTACATGAAGTTCCACAAAATTAAAGAAAGGATCCCAAAAACTGTAATTATCCCAAAAGTCTTCTTTGTAAGGGCGAAAAGGTTGGGGGAACCGGAAATTTTCGAAAGCAGGATCTTGTTAATCGTGCTAATCAGGCTTGCAAGCACTGCAGTGTTCGCTGCGGTTGCATAGGAAATATTTCCACTTACTGCAAGTAAGGTTACCGAAACAATCACTCCCGAACTGCTAACAAGAGCACCCAGGGCGGTAACGTAAATTCCGGCAGTCCCTGCAACTTTATAAGCAAAACTTCCTACTACCAGGATGACGGTAAAAGCAAAGCCGAATTTAAACGCCTGTCCAAGTGAGAAAGGAGATTCAATTTTAAGTTCTCCTCCACTTATAGGGCAGAATTTTTTGTCATACCTGAGAACTATTGCTACAGAAGCAAGGATGATCACTGCCTGGGGAGGAAGCATATGCAAAGTTGTCTGGCCAGTCGGATCAACAATCAGGGCTAATACAAGGTTCCGAATGAGCATGGAGATATTGCAGAGCAGTATTCCGGTAAGCACGGGATCGGCCATTTCCTCCACTAGTTTTGAGAGACCTGCAAGCGCGGCTGTTGTTGCCTCACTGTTCACAAAGCCTCCTACAAAACCTGAATAACAGATTCCACGCTTTGTGCCGAACTTTCTCAGGAGCACATAACTTAAAAAACTGATAAGAGAAACAAGAATTACAATAAGTATTGCAGTCCTGAAATTTATAATTCCGTAAAACTCCCTATCCGGCACTACCGGATAAAGTATAAAAGTCACGGCCAGAAACTGTATGGCATTGTAGAGTTCTTCTTTTGTCAGGTTTCCTGCGAACTGGTGAAGAGGCTGTTTCTGGATCAGAAGAAAAGCCACAACTATTGAAGAAATAATAGCAAACAGGCCATAATCATAGCCAACAAGCACTCCCATAACGAAAATGAAAAAGAGACTGATAGGGCTGGTAACTCCTATCCGTTTAAAGAGAAATATCTTGGAATAAGTGATTATGCAGCAAATTGCTCCGAAAAAGAGCGCAGCTACGTAAACAAAACCCGGCCCTTTTGCCTCGCTTACGAAAGCAGCTAACATACCTGTTATACAGGTTATGCTGTAAGTTCTCACCCCTGCAAAAATTTCATGTTCGATTCCTCTGTGCTCCCTTTCAATACCTACCATTATCCCTATAAGAAAAGAGATGGCAAGTTTTGTCATGAAATCCAGAAAAACCGGATCGAAACCAAAATCCTCTATGATGTCCGTGGCTCAACCTCTATAATTTTTCAAGTTATAAAATTCAGAGTCAAGTTCCAAGAAACTTCTATTTAATGTTTCTATTAAATCTCTATTAATATTTCCAGAACTTATTTAAGTATTCTATCTGCCAATTTACTCCGACATCTACCATTTAACGCTTTTATTCCCGTCTCTCAAAGCGCTTTTAATCAAACGCTATTTGCTTTTTATGCAAGTAAATAAAGAAAGTAAGTCGACGGAGGTAAGTGAATAATTGTGATAGCAAAATGGATTTTTCCTTAAGGTAAAGTAAACAGAGTGAGCTAAAATAAAATATAATTATATAGTACAGATTTTCCAGGTAATGAATTTAGTCCCTGAAAAGAGAAAAGGTTCAGAGTGTATTGAGGGCCTGTCTAATACTTTTTCAGGCAATTGCTACACCTGAATACCTGAGCTAAACCTGGTTGTCCCTGGGTAAATTTTCCAAGCCTGACTGAAGCTGATTAGAACTTGAGGCTTGGATGTTATTGAATCTTGTTATTTTACACTTGGATGTTATTGAATCTTGTTATTTTACGCTTGGATGTTATTGAATCTTGTTATTTTACACCTCTATAAATTTAACCTCAATAGATTTGTTTTCCTCCTTTTCTCCGAGAGTTATAAGGGTGCAGGAGCCTTTACAGGCTTCGCCAGGGTTTACCACTACAGTCTTTCCGACCTGCTCCAGGCCTTTTGCCTCATGGATGTGTCCGCAGACGATCAGGTCAACACGGTCAAGGAATTTCTGGATAGCCGTGCTGCCCACGTGTCCGAAAGGAAGTTCATCTCTTGCACCGTAAGGTGGGGCATGCGTCAGAAGCACTATGGTGCCGCAATCTTTGTCGTTTTCGGCAGAGCGGACCATTCCTTCAAGGGTCTTTTCAATTTCGTCTTCGGATAACTCAAAGGGAGAATTGAAAGGGGTGGGATTTGAGCCGCCCAGGCCTATAAACCTGATATTTCCTATCTGTTCGGCTTTTCCGTGCAGGTTAGTAGCTTTAGAAGCGTCAAGGGCTTTTAAAATGCTCCTATAGTCGCAATTACCCGGGATCGCAAGTACAGGTCTGTCAAACATTTCCATCAGTTCTTCAACCTTCTCATCGGGCCCAAAATTAGTAATGTCCCCAACAATAACTACAAGATCAAAATCTCCTGCCTTTTCAATCATTTCCTTTATTTTCGAATAATCTCCATGGGGGTCAGTAATAGCCAGTATCTTCATTTTTATCAGGTCCTGTTATTAGTAGCTATTATCAATAAGGTTTCTGTTATTCATGTTTGTTCGTAGAAGTCATATCATTCATAGCTATTCGAAAAGACCCTATCGCGTCGAATTTTTTTGATAAACTTTTTTTTCACCTTTTTTCTAAAAAAATTTGAAAAATATTGAGGGAATTGACGCAACTTGTCATGATTACTCACTTAAACAAAGATGCATGAATGCGGATTTATTGAACTTTTATGCAGAAGGTAAAAGCAACTGTAGTCACGCCTGTAATTGTTGCAACAAAAAACTTCATTGTACCTCATTGGGCAGTTTCATTATTTAGCCTCGTGACTATGTATCGTGTATTTAGAAACCGTGACTATATGTCGTGTATTTAGAAACCGTGACTATATGTCGTGTATTTAGAAACCGTGACTATATGTCGTGTATTTAGAAACCGTGACTATATATCGTGTACTTAGAAACCAATATATCATCCTTTATTCACCAAATATGATTAAAAGATTAAATTATTGGGATCTGTTTTAAAAATGCTAGCTGGAAAAAGTATTTATTTTCAAAAAATACTGCGCATCCTGGGCAGTAAGTAGAAACAGAAAAATTTGCTAATTTTGTCTCATTTTGTTTTTGAAATTGGAAGAGTTATGCCCTGAGAGCCGTATCTAAAAATTAAAAAAGGAAAGAGGCTTTCGCCTCAGTTAAGATGGCACATAACTAAAGTTAGATAAAACCATCTCTGCATTCTGTCCATTTATTGGCGCTAAATGACTCATAAGCCACATCTGCATCGCAACTCCGCCTTCTACATGCGGAATGCTTGTCTGATCTGTACAGTTCCAGTCAGATATGACAGCTCCGTTAGAAAGCTTTGCAGTAAAGTGGACATACGTTGGCTCCCAATCAAAACTGTATGTTACGTCTGCAGCGTTCTGGTAAGGAGAGTCATAAGTTATCGCACTCTGGTATGCATTTGGCTGGACACTATAACTAAGTCTGTCACTGTATATCCAGCCCCACTGAGTAGCTTCAATATCTATCTCATTGGTATCGTTATGGCGGAAAAACATAGCAGCTACAATATTCGGATCGAGATTCAGTATTGGTGATGAAACCGTCCACTTGTATACACCATAGCTATAGTCAGTGGATGTTGTGTCAACTTCTGTTGAATACCAGATATCTCCGACTTTCTGGATTGTAAGGTGTAGTTTCTGGTTTTCATCAATCCAAACATTATTGCTGGAACTGCTCCAGTAGTTACCACCAGGATTACCAGTTCCACTTCTTACCCACCACTCCTTACCACACCAATTTAAATAGGTGTCTGCAGCAGCGGTGTTTGCAATCAAAAGCAAGCCTAATGTACTTAACATTACGAGCTTTAGATATTTTTTGTTCATATTACTCATAATATGAATGGCATAACTTGATGAAAAATTAGCATGTTTTTCTTTTAATAGAAAAGTTCAAATATCTCAGAATTAATATAGAAGTTTACAAAATTTAAGCATTAATGATAATTAATTAGAAAATAAAGATTACTTAATCTTAAGACAGCATTTAAGAGGAAAAACACCCTCAATGGCCAGACCCACCGAAATTTTTGGCGTAATATAAATTAACTATTTATTTGTAAACATAACTATTTATATATATCTTATATCTAAAAGTCGTACTTCCTTTTTTATAATATAGAGCCGTAAAAGTATTTTTTTGCTCTATTTAGTAATTCAGAATGTTCACTGATGGTAATTGTCCTTCTTTCTCGAACAGTAGATTTTTGCTTCAATTTGCAGTTTCCAAAATCTTTTTTATTAAAATAGAAAGTGATCTTCATTGGTCATCGGTTAAGGAATTTTTTTGCCTGAAAGCTATTGATATTGCATTAGAAGCCAGCCTTAAATTTTGGCCTATTAACATGAAATTGATACCCGGGCCCAGTTAATAATATACAAAATATTCGATAAATGTTAAGGGCATTGACGCAATTTGTCACGTTTCCTTACTTAAACGAAGACGCATGAAAAACTACCTGCCTGAATACTGCGGCAACACTTTTAATACTATATATATTATAAGATAATCACTTTGAAAAAACAGTGTTAATTTTTCAAAAAATATAAATATAAAAAACTGTAATAAGAGAAAATAGAATTGATCATAAAATGTTCCATCTTGTTAAATTAAACATAATATTTTTATTTATTAACTTCTATGTTCCTATTCACACATACTAACTAAAATTTATACTAATATTTCATTAAAAACAGAAAGTTAGATTAAATAAACTTTAGATTTTACAATTATACCTTGAACTCAAAAAATTAACAGGTTGTAACAGACTCTGACAACATATATAGTATATTTTTATTTATAATCTTACACGTTTTATCGTTTCCACTTAAAGCAAAAGATCACTTGAAAAAGCAAAAGATCACTTGAATTCTGAAGATTTGTGAATGCAAAATTCAGGATATAAAGCTTATATTACTGAGCTAAAATGTTTGCGTTTTAAAATAAATGCAAAAATAAAACATGGATTGAACAGGAAATAGTATCTTATGAACTCAATTTCATTTTCCAAACACAGACCTCATGTCCCTGAAATAAAATATATCCTATTGATGTTCTTCAGTACGCGAATAATTTTGAGTATAATCGGGGTAATATCCCGTAAAATTTTATCAGTATACGGAGAGTCTCAATTCGCCTGTCAACCTGACTGGATAGGTCATGTCTGGCTGGATATATGGGGTGTTTGGGATACAGGCTGGTATATGAAGATTTCTCAGTCTGGTTACACTCCAGTTTCTCTGGGTCAGGTTATTTCACAGGAGACTAATATCGCATTTTTTCCCTTATACCCCTTACTTATGAGACTTTTAAGCCTGGTTACAGGAAATGAGTATCTTGCCGGCTTAATAATATCAAACTTTTGTTTGATAATTTCTTGTGTTTATCTTTACCGGCTTGTAAGGCTTGATTATGATGAAGACACCTCCATTAAATCAATAAAATATCTACTTCTTTTTCCGGTCTCTTTCATCCTTTCGGGAGTTTTCACCGAGTCCCTGTATCTCACTCTTACTTTGGTGTGTTTCTATTATGCCAGAACAAGTAAATGGTACATAGTTGGAATCACAGGGTTCTTTTTATCCCTAACAAGGTCTACTGGTGTTCTTATCATTTTACCTTTACTTTACGAGGGTCTTATGCCCTTGATAAGAGATAAGGAAAACTTAAAAAACCTTAAAAACTCCATGCATAAGATACTGCCTCTTTTTTATCTCTCCCTAATTCCCCTGGGCACAATTTCTTTCATGATTTTTAATTATCACCTAACTGGAGATTTCATGGCTTTTGCACATGCTCAGGTAATGTGGCAAAGGCATTTTGGAAATCCTCTGGAGACTCTACTTAACGGTTATCATGGGAATACTGGCACAGCCTTCGAGGCAGTTTTTGCCGTTATTACTATCTTTATAGTTATATTGTTTTACAGAAAGATCCGGTTTTCTTACTGGTTGTTTTGTATGTATTCTCTTTTCGTCCCACTTTGTACAGGAATTCAGTCCATGCCTCGTTTTATTCTTGTAATTTTTCCGATTTACATCCTCTTTGCGGACATTACTAAAAACCACATTTCAGAAGACCTTGTTACGCTATCTTTTGCTCTTCTCCAGGGTTTTTTAATGGTTTTCTGGACTAATAGTTTCAATTTGGTGGTATAAAATGAGATTTTTTATAAATTTCATACAAGTACATGATTATTATTTTGCTTATTATATTTAAGTCACAAGTTGGAGTTAAAATGTATTCTAATTATGAACTAACAGTAATTATTCCCACCTTTAATGAAGAGGTCAATATTGCCAGGATGATCGAAGCTGTGAATTCAACCCTTTCATTAAATAAAATTCATGGTGAGATTCTTATTGTTGATGACGAATCTCGCGACAAAACTATTAAAATTGTCGAGGAGCTTATGCTGAAATACAATAATCTGAGAATTATTGTAAGGCACACAGACCATGGTCTTTCACAATCTGTAGTTGAGGGCTTCAGGCAGGCAAATTCGAACGCTTTTATGGTAATTGATGCCGATTTTTCTCATCCTCCGGAATTAATTCCTCTTTTTTATGAAGAAATAAAAAAAGGAACAGATATCGTCATAGGAAGTCGATATACTCGAGGAGGAGGCATTAAACAATGGCCTCTTAAACGTCGGATTTTATCTCTTGGAGCAACTGGCCTCGGAAGAATACTATTTCCTGAAATTACAGACCCTGTAAGCGGATTTTTTGCCCTAAAAAAGAAAGTGGTCTCCGGAGCTCAACTCCACCCAAGAGGGTACAAAATTCTGATGGAAGTCCTTGGGAAAGGAAAATGGAATTCAGTTGTAGAGATTCCGTTTACATTTACAGATCGGGAGAATGGAGAGAGTAAGCTCACTTTTTGCATCATAACTGACTATGTAAAACAAATTTCAAATATCGCTAAGTATTCTCTTGTTTTTCGTAATAACCATGTCTGGAATGAATGGGAAAAATTGGGAAAATTCTGTTTTGTCGGATTGTCCGGGGTACTGGTCAACGTAGGTTCTTTATATTTATTTACTGAATACATAGGCCTTTATTATATTATATCCAGTTTAGTAGCAATCGAAATATCTATCCTGAGTAATTTTTTCCTGAATGACTACTGGACATTTAAACTGAAGGATAAGGCCAACAAATATACACAGAATAGATTTAAGAGATTCTTTTCTTTCCAGTGTATCTCAATTGTGGGACTTATTATTAATATAGGAGTACTGTATTTCCTGACAGATTTCTTTGGTATCTATTATCTGGTTTCAAACCTCATAGGAATAGTAATTGTCTTTTTTTGGAACTATCTTATGAACAGACATGTTACATGGAAACTGAAAACTTACTAATAAAAAATAAGAAGAATACATAACATAGAAGTGCCGCTAAACACAGTACGAAAATTCAGTACGAAGTATTGCCGAATCCCTCTTTTAATCATGGCTTTGTCAGCATTCTGTATTTCAGCGAAGATAACCATGGTTAAACTTTATTTCAAAGAAGTGCGATTTTTGCTTGGATTTCTCCTCAAAACCACTATCAGATTTACATTTCGACCCTAAATTCCGCCTTTTTAGGCGCATATATTCTTTTCTTTATCTCTGTGAGGTCAGAAGATTACGATTTAAAAATTTTACCTTGCATATGATGTGCCTAAGTCTGAGCACATGTATCGATTTCCAACGACATTTATGTGCCTAAAAATGCGGAACTAAGTTTGAAAGATATTATTGAAAAAAACTTTGACAAAAAATCCATTTGATGTCGTAATCAATATTATAAAAAATAAATTCTGTTTAATTTTTAAGGGGGGTCGAAATGTAAAATATAGTACATATTTTACTTTTGGATATAACTTTATATCCAAAATACCAGATAGTTTATCATATTAAGTGTTATCAATGAAAAACGAAATCAGAGATTAAACATCTGATTTGATAGTTTAATGATATAGCTAAAAACTTTGTGTTTTATATAGAATGCATTAGTATTAAATTATGGAGTTCAAAGATCTCTGAAAAACCAATTGAATCCAAATGCTCAGAGACTTAATTAAGTTAGCTTTAAACGTTTAAAGTTTTACTTAATCCTGTCTCTGGAGTCAAATCACGGGGTGAGAGGAAATGACAACAAGAGTACACCTATAAACGGTGTACTTTTGTTGCTTTCCTGCTGGAAAATATTGAGGCTACTATGGCTTCTTGAGAGAATCGCTATAGTATTGTTCTACAATTACTGCTCCCTAAATAATTTATAACTATTTTGGGGAGTACACAAAAAGCTCTGTGATTGGAAACTGGTGAAGTTGTATGGAGAAGTAACTGAAGATGTGTACGGCGATCAGATAACCCTTTTTATGTAGAATAATCTTCAACGACTCAGTACCAAAA
Coding sequences within:
- a CDS encoding metallophosphoesterase; its protein translation is MKILAITDPHGDYSKIKEMIEKAGDFDLVVIVGDITNFGPDEKVEELMEMFDRPVLAIPGNCDYRSILKALDASKATNLHGKAEQIGNIRFIGLGGSNPTPFNSPFELSEDEIEKTLEGMVRSAENDKDCGTIVLLTHAPPYGARDELPFGHVGSTAIQKFLDRVDLIVCGHIHEAKGLEQVGKTVVVNPGEACKGSCTLITLGEKEENKSIEVKFIEV
- a CDS encoding glycoside hydrolase family 16 protein, encoding MSNMNKKYLKLVMLSTLGLLLIANTAAADTYLNWCGKEWWVRSGTGNPGGNYWSSSSNNVWIDENQKLHLTIQKVGDIWYSTEVDTTSTDYSYGVYKWTVSSPILNLDPNIVAAMFFRHNDTNEIDIEATQWGWIYSDRLSYSVQPNAYQSAITYDSPYQNAADVTYSFDWEPTYVHFTAKLSNGAVISDWNCTDQTSIPHVEGGVAMQMWLMSHLAPINGQNAEMVLSNFSYVPS
- a CDS encoding site-2 protease family protein, whose product is MQSSFKIGNIMDIPIKLDTSFLLALPISAYFFAINSQPYGFVGVEPTVVRYTLSTLSAIFLFVSVLLHELAHSYLAKRYGANISSITLLLFGGVASMEIPQKPGQEAKIAFAGPLTSLIIGFICLFTYNYVISSSSALSQNPIYLIIWVLGSMNLVLGIFNLLPAFPMDGGRILRSLFARKMSYVKATHSAASIGKFIAILMAIYGIYIGDIWFPLIAFYIYGSASNEDRFYSELDRSV
- a CDS encoding glycosyltransferase — encoded protein: MYSNYELTVIIPTFNEEVNIARMIEAVNSTLSLNKIHGEILIVDDESRDKTIKIVEELMLKYNNLRIIVRHTDHGLSQSVVEGFRQANSNAFMVIDADFSHPPELIPLFYEEIKKGTDIVIGSRYTRGGGIKQWPLKRRILSLGATGLGRILFPEITDPVSGFFALKKKVVSGAQLHPRGYKILMEVLGKGKWNSVVEIPFTFTDRENGESKLTFCIITDYVKQISNIAKYSLVFRNNHVWNEWEKLGKFCFVGLSGVLVNVGSLYLFTEYIGLYYIISSLVAIEISILSNFFLNDYWTFKLKDKANKYTQNRFKRFFSFQCISIVGLIINIGVLYFLTDFFGIYYLVSNLIGIVIVFFWNYLMNRHVTWKLKTY
- a CDS encoding glycosyltransferase family 39 protein, producing the protein MSIIGVISRKILSVYGESQFACQPDWIGHVWLDIWGVWDTGWYMKISQSGYTPVSLGQVISQETNIAFFPLYPLLMRLLSLVTGNEYLAGLIISNFCLIISCVYLYRLVRLDYDEDTSIKSIKYLLLFPVSFILSGVFTESLYLTLTLVCFYYARTSKWYIVGITGFFLSLTRSTGVLIILPLLYEGLMPLIRDKENLKNLKNSMHKILPLFYLSLIPLGTISFMIFNYHLTGDFMAFAHAQVMWQRHFGNPLETLLNGYHGNTGTAFEAVFAVITIFIVILFYRKIRFSYWLFCMYSLFVPLCTGIQSMPRFILVIFPIYILFADITKNHISEDLVTLSFALLQGFLMVFWTNSFNLVV
- a CDS encoding MgtC/SapB family protein, whose translation is MTKLAISFLIGIMVGIEREHRGIEHEIFAGVRTYSITCITGMLAAFVSEAKGPGFVYVAALFFGAICCIITYSKIFLFKRIGVTSPISLFFIFVMGVLVGYDYGLFAIISSIVVAFLLIQKQPLHQFAGNLTKEELYNAIQFLAVTFILYPVVPDREFYGIINFRTAILIVILVSLISFLSYVLLRKFGTKRGICYSGFVGGFVNSEATTAALAGLSKLVEEMADPVLTGILLCNISMLIRNLVLALIVDPTGQTTLHMLPPQAVIILASVAIVLRYDKKFCPISGGELKIESPFSLGQAFKFGFAFTVILVVGSFAYKVAGTAGIYVTALGALVSSSGVIVSVTLLAVSGNISYATAANTAVLASLISTINKILLSKISGSPNLFALTKKTFGIITVFGILSLILWNFM